One region of Bdellovibrio bacteriovorus genomic DNA includes:
- a CDS encoding DUF167 domain-containing protein, which translates to MLEIIKGGVRLHLFIQPKSSKNEVVGPHNGELKIKITAPPVDGKANEELIEFLSDYFDIPKRQVVLVKGDTGRHKTIDLIGVEEKTARELLKL; encoded by the coding sequence ATGTTAGAAATTATAAAAGGTGGAGTTCGACTCCACCTTTTTATTCAGCCCAAGTCCTCTAAAAACGAAGTTGTGGGACCTCACAACGGCGAACTTAAAATTAAAATCACGGCTCCCCCCGTCGACGGCAAAGCCAACGAAGAGTTGATCGAATTTCTTTCAGACTATTTTGATATTCCGAAAAGACAGGTTGTCTTAGTGAAAGGCGATACGGGTCGCCATAAAACTATCGACCTTATTGGTGTGGAAGAAAAAACGGCTCGCGAACTTTTGAAGCTTTAA
- a CDS encoding DivIVA domain-containing protein — translation MRITPIDIAHKSFTKKMMGLDADEVMDFLQQVASQMESLIQERNALKEGIREKELSLMEYKERDQVLKETIATASQMAERLRQDADREAKLIIADAQQKAEIITRDSRDSLKKMYQEVTELKRARMQFEANLKALAQAHLSLLEQGEKYMPQMQLPNHNIANNTNGNGNGPGRSTNVSPLSAE, via the coding sequence ATGAGAATCACTCCTATAGATATTGCTCATAAGTCTTTCACTAAAAAGATGATGGGTCTTGATGCTGATGAGGTTATGGATTTCCTTCAGCAAGTGGCTTCCCAAATGGAGTCTTTAATTCAAGAACGCAATGCTTTGAAAGAAGGCATCCGCGAAAAAGAACTTTCCTTGATGGAATACAAAGAGCGCGATCAAGTGTTGAAAGAAACCATCGCGACAGCTTCTCAAATGGCAGAGCGTCTTCGTCAAGATGCAGACCGCGAAGCTAAATTGATCATCGCCGATGCTCAACAAAAAGCGGAAATCATCACTCGTGATTCTCGCGATTCATTGAAAAAAATGTATCAAGAAGTCACGGAACTAAAACGTGCTCGTATGCAATTTGAAGCCAACTTAAAAGCTTTGGCGCAAGCTCACCTTTCGTTGCTTGAACAAGGTGAAAAGTACATGCCGCAAATGCAGCTTCCAAACCATAACATCGCAAACAACACGAATGGAAATGGTAATGGTCCCGGCCGCTCAACAAATGTTTCTCCGCTATCTGCAGAGTAA